The following coding sequences lie in one Bifidobacterium sp. ESL0690 genomic window:
- a CDS encoding patatin family protein, with product MTRTALIDVGGGFRSIYGAGVMDRLMDLGITVDKCYGVSAGSANMISYISGQRGRTHKFYTEYAFRPEYASANNFFKLHNYANLDYIYGTLSNSDGEYPVDYPAFAASPIEFTVVACDARNGYARYFDKSDVHQDNYDVMKASSAVPVACEPYVVDGIPYYDGGIADPIPVQLAADEGYDRIVLILTHQRDFVREAKKDAAPAALLKRSYPAAAERLKNRYRTYNEEMKVAEKLAAEGKVLILAPDDLCGLDTLSKNAEGLEKMYQKGLDAAEAVPEFLTN from the coding sequence ATGACGAGAACTGCTTTGATCGATGTTGGCGGGGGCTTCCGTTCCATCTACGGCGCCGGTGTGATGGACCGGCTCATGGACTTGGGCATCACCGTTGACAAGTGCTACGGCGTCTCCGCAGGCAGCGCCAACATGATCTCCTACATTTCCGGCCAGCGCGGACGCACCCACAAGTTCTATACGGAATACGCCTTCCGCCCCGAATACGCGAGCGCCAACAACTTCTTCAAGCTGCACAATTACGCCAATCTGGACTATATCTACGGCACGCTTTCCAATTCGGACGGCGAATACCCGGTGGACTACCCCGCCTTCGCCGCCTCACCCATCGAATTCACCGTGGTGGCCTGCGACGCGCGCAACGGCTACGCCCGCTATTTCGACAAGTCGGATGTGCATCAAGACAATTACGACGTGATGAAGGCCTCCAGCGCGGTTCCGGTCGCCTGCGAACCGTATGTCGTTGACGGCATTCCCTATTACGACGGCGGCATCGCCGATCCGATTCCGGTGCAACTGGCAGCCGACGAGGGCTACGACCGCATCGTGCTCATCCTCACCCACCAGCGCGATTTCGTGCGCGAGGCCAAGAAGGACGCCGCTCCGGCCGCATTGCTGAAGCGCTCCTACCCCGCTGCCGCGGAACGGCTCAAGAATCGTTATCGTACTTACAACGAAGAGATGAAAGTGGCTGAGAAACTTGCCGCCGAAGGCAAGGTGCTGATTTTGGCGCCTGATGACCTGTGTGGCCTGGACACGTTGAGCAAGAACGCCGAGGGTTTGGAGAAGATGTATCAGAAGGGGCTCGACGCGGCCGAGGCCGTGCCGGAATTCCTCACGAACTAA
- a CDS encoding DUF3107 domain-containing protein — protein MDVELGIQNVARPVNFTTEQSADEVSRAISDAVTKGEPIDLVDDKDRHIMVPAGALGYAIIGSETKHAVGFGAL, from the coding sequence ATGGATGTCGAACTCGGAATTCAGAACGTGGCACGTCCGGTCAATTTCACGACCGAGCAGAGCGCCGATGAAGTCAGCCGCGCCATTTCGGATGCAGTGACGAAGGGCGAACCAATCGATTTGGTCGACGACAAGGACCGCCACATCATGGTGCCAGCCGGCGCCTTGGGCTATGCCATCATCGGTTCGGAAACCAAACACGCCGTCGGCTTCGGAGCTCTTTAG
- a CDS encoding vitamin K epoxide reductase family protein, translating to MMCLGAGVGLFASLMLAADTLKLARNPNKALGCDVNSVLSCSTVAESWQAEIIKFGGLSFPNAFFGICFYSVFVTVAVVGACNVKLPYWFSMAAWWGGVAAISYAYWLMSQSMFVIKALCPWCMTMMFATTIMFMALTHATVTVQKIPRKHWRKGLNTYYRMRYDWMVNIVWIFAIIALIFVKEGAAIFA from the coding sequence ATGATGTGCTTGGGCGCAGGCGTCGGCCTGTTCGCCTCGCTGATGCTGGCCGCCGATACGCTGAAACTGGCGCGTAACCCCAACAAGGCGTTGGGTTGCGACGTGAACTCCGTGCTTTCCTGCTCCACCGTCGCCGAATCCTGGCAGGCTGAAATCATCAAGTTCGGCGGGCTCAGCTTCCCGAACGCGTTCTTCGGCATCTGCTTCTATTCCGTCTTCGTCACCGTAGCCGTGGTGGGCGCCTGCAACGTCAAGCTTCCCTACTGGTTCTCCATGGCAGCCTGGTGGGGCGGTGTGGCCGCGATTTCCTACGCTTACTGGCTGATGAGCCAGTCCATGTTCGTCATCAAGGCGCTTTGCCCCTGGTGCATGACCATGATGTTCGCCACGACGATTATGTTCATGGCGCTAACACATGCGACGGTTACGGTGCAGAAGATACCGCGGAAACACTGGCGCAAGGGGCTCAATACCTACTACCGCATGCGCTACGACTGGATGGTCAACATCGTCTGGATCTTCGCCATCATCGCGCTGATCTTCGTCAAGGAAGGCGCCGCGATCTTCGCCTGA
- a CDS encoding ATP-dependent helicase, whose product MTTRDAQEMLEGLDDAQRAAATALDGPVRIIAGAGAGKTRTVTRRIAYACAKGEWDASRALAVTFSVKAADEMKQRLAALGVGDKVTAATFHSAALHQLRRVWYDVSVAPFPHVIEDAQEIMARALKRATGTDEYDGIARRNLLAEINWAKVSLVAPEDYERVCAAAHRLPPAELAPQRFTDVYTAYEQEKTSRGEMDFNDILLLCCHVLEAFDEQAAQIRQSIGWLTVDEYQDVSPLQHRLMDLWLGGDNRNVCVVGDPAQTIYSFAGASSYDLLNFVGEFGKLSADVNLNTDYRSTPQVVSMANRVLAAAPDRDQYLRLVSARSKDEGMRVVKTAYESDEEEAQGVAKRIAQFIAEGAKPSQCAVLTRLNAQQQVVCKALKAQGIAYRTRRDASGQDTVLEDNNESRREAMEILASRREPGVMISSIHAAKGLEFKHVFIIGCSEGLLPYGSPAPGEALEEERRLFYVAVTRAEDSLHLSYARSKDGASTFSRTPSRFW is encoded by the coding sequence ATGACCACCCGCGATGCCCAAGAAATGCTTGAAGGACTTGACGACGCCCAACGTGCTGCCGCCACGGCCCTCGACGGCCCGGTTCGCATCATCGCGGGAGCCGGCGCGGGCAAGACGCGCACCGTCACCCGGCGCATCGCCTACGCGTGTGCCAAAGGCGAGTGGGATGCAAGTCGCGCGCTCGCGGTGACGTTTTCGGTGAAGGCCGCCGACGAGATGAAGCAACGTCTGGCTGCGCTCGGCGTGGGCGACAAGGTCACCGCCGCCACCTTCCATTCCGCCGCATTGCACCAGTTGCGTCGCGTTTGGTACGACGTGAGCGTCGCCCCGTTCCCGCACGTCATCGAAGATGCGCAGGAGATCATGGCCCGGGCGCTTAAACGCGCCACTGGAACCGACGAATACGATGGAATCGCCAGGCGTAATCTGCTTGCCGAAATCAACTGGGCGAAGGTCTCGCTCGTTGCTCCGGAAGATTATGAGCGGGTCTGCGCGGCCGCGCATCGCCTGCCTCCAGCAGAGCTGGCCCCGCAACGTTTCACGGACGTTTACACCGCTTACGAGCAAGAGAAAACTTCGCGCGGCGAGATGGATTTCAACGATATTCTGCTTTTGTGCTGCCACGTGCTTGAGGCTTTCGACGAACAGGCCGCGCAGATCAGGCAGTCCATCGGCTGGCTCACCGTCGACGAATACCAGGATGTCTCGCCGCTGCAGCACCGCCTGATGGACCTGTGGCTCGGAGGCGATAACCGCAACGTGTGCGTGGTGGGCGACCCGGCCCAGACGATTTATTCCTTCGCGGGGGCCTCGAGCTACGACCTGCTCAATTTCGTGGGGGAGTTCGGTAAGCTTTCCGCTGACGTCAATCTCAATACCGATTACCGCTCCACCCCTCAGGTCGTTTCGATGGCCAACCGCGTGCTCGCCGCCGCGCCCGACCGAGACCAATACCTGCGTCTGGTTTCAGCAAGAAGCAAAGACGAGGGCATGCGCGTGGTGAAAACCGCATACGAAAGCGACGAAGAGGAGGCCCAAGGCGTGGCCAAGCGTATCGCTCAATTCATAGCCGAAGGTGCGAAACCTTCGCAATGTGCGGTGTTGACGCGGCTTAACGCCCAGCAGCAGGTGGTCTGCAAGGCCTTGAAAGCACAGGGGATTGCGTATCGTACGCGTCGCGATGCCAGCGGGCAGGACACGGTGCTTGAAGACAATAATGAGAGCCGCCGCGAAGCCATGGAAATTTTGGCAAGCAGGCGCGAGCCTGGCGTCATGATCTCGTCGATTCACGCGGCGAAGGGCCTGGAATTCAAGCATGTCTTCATCATCGGCTGTTCGGAAGGGCTGCTGCCGTACGGTTCTCCCGCGCCGGGGGAGGCTTTGGAAGAGGAACGCCGGCTTTTCTACGTGGCTGTCACCCGTGCCGAGGATTCGCTGCACCTTTCCTACGCGCGCAGCAAGGATGGCGCCTCCACTTTCTCCCGCACGCCGAGCCGTTTCTGGTGA
- the dapF gene encoding diaminopimelate epimerase — MSLPQFVYKGHGTGNDFVIYIDLEGKLEPTADEVRHICDRHFGIGADGLIRLTKPEYVSDLSAVAAEQCREGGADWFMDYRNADGTLAEMCGNGTRVTTLLAQRAGIADVPGGAPFKLGTRAGAKTLRSLGALEPYGDDVFQVSLGAGKIGELDTYKVTIPGTDGEAAGTFVDMGNPHVVSILEDGKAALPAVEDLNLIVKPVVSPMIETDQNAEFVRIDACDKAADTGRATMRVNERGCGETLSCGTGLGATAVTLRAKTGVSHWDISIRGGLVHVDVSDEDVLLTGAAVIVAKIELLEK; from the coding sequence ATGAGTCTTCCGCAATTCGTCTATAAAGGGCATGGCACCGGCAACGATTTCGTCATCTATATCGACCTCGAGGGCAAGCTTGAGCCGACTGCCGACGAGGTTCGCCATATCTGCGACCGGCATTTCGGCATCGGTGCCGACGGTCTGATCCGCCTGACCAAGCCGGAATATGTCAGCGACCTTTCGGCAGTTGCGGCCGAGCAATGCCGCGAGGGCGGGGCCGATTGGTTCATGGATTACCGCAATGCCGACGGAACTCTTGCGGAGATGTGCGGCAACGGGACACGGGTGACGACGTTGCTTGCTCAGCGTGCCGGTATAGCGGATGTTCCCGGCGGTGCGCCTTTCAAGCTCGGCACACGGGCCGGGGCCAAGACACTGCGCTCGCTGGGAGCGCTTGAGCCTTACGGCGACGACGTGTTTCAAGTGAGTCTTGGTGCCGGCAAAATCGGGGAGTTGGATACCTACAAGGTTACTATTCCGGGAACTGACGGTGAGGCTGCCGGAACGTTCGTGGATATGGGCAATCCCCATGTCGTCTCCATTCTGGAGGATGGCAAGGCCGCACTGCCTGCCGTCGAGGATTTGAACCTCATCGTCAAGCCCGTGGTAAGCCCAATGATCGAGACCGACCAGAACGCCGAATTTGTACGCATCGACGCTTGTGACAAAGCCGCCGACACGGGCCGTGCCACCATGCGCGTGAACGAACGAGGATGTGGCGAAACGCTTTCCTGCGGTACCGGACTTGGCGCCACGGCAGTGACGTTGAGGGCGAAGACCGGTGTGAGCCATTGGGATATCAGCATTCGTGGCGGCCTGGTGCATGTCGACGTCAGCGATGAGGATGTGCTGCTTACCGGTGCGGCGGTCATCGTGGCGAAAATCGAACTGCTTGAGAAATAA
- the murI gene encoding glutamate racemase, with translation MALNAPIGVFDSGLGGISVVREIRREMPNERIIYFGDSANAPYGTKTPEEVRKLSFDIVERFVAMGVKAIVIACNTATSAAVNDLRATYDLPIISMEPALKVACDRGHGKPQQVIVAATPLTLREKKFTALMQRFSATNTIYRQPCPDLVEIVEHDQLEDHNLVMRTLHRYFDSYDLDTIDSVVLGCTHFVFYRDYFRELLPASTAIIDGNEGTAHRLHDLLAASDALAAPDAQGSVTLENSDTSARMAVLAAKRLNA, from the coding sequence ATGGCATTAAACGCTCCCATTGGCGTGTTCGATTCGGGGCTGGGCGGCATCTCCGTTGTGCGCGAAATCCGCAGGGAAATGCCGAACGAACGCATCATCTATTTCGGCGACTCCGCCAACGCACCATACGGCACCAAAACCCCGGAAGAAGTGCGCAAACTTTCGTTTGATATCGTCGAGCGATTCGTCGCCATGGGCGTCAAGGCCATCGTCATTGCCTGCAACACCGCCACTTCAGCCGCCGTCAACGATCTGCGGGCCACCTACGACCTGCCTATCATCAGCATGGAACCGGCACTTAAAGTGGCCTGCGACCGAGGGCACGGAAAGCCACAGCAGGTCATCGTCGCCGCTACCCCATTGACACTGCGCGAGAAGAAATTCACCGCGTTGATGCAGCGTTTCAGCGCCACCAATACCATCTATCGCCAGCCTTGCCCCGACCTGGTGGAAATCGTGGAGCACGACCAACTTGAAGACCACAATCTCGTGATGCGTACGCTGCACCGTTATTTCGATAGCTACGACCTCGATACCATCGATTCGGTGGTGCTGGGCTGCACGCATTTCGTCTTCTATCGCGATTATTTCCGCGAGCTGCTCCCCGCCTCCACCGCCATCATCGACGGCAACGAAGGCACCGCCCACCGCCTGCACGACCTCCTCGCCGCCTCGGACGCCCTGGCTGCCCCCGATGCCCAAGGCAGCGTCACGCTCGAAAACTCTGACACGAGTGCCCGCATGGCCGTCCTGGCCGCCAAGCGCCTCAATGCGTAA
- a CDS encoding phosphotransferase, with translation MLAALASAAMPETSMAGVCEHNRSDKADNAVGIDYVVVQDTAGRRYDVFVSSEPKGKKLLAGRAKAAKVLAKSHEMSGLGFAVDRALAFSAAGTGSPTGKNSVLVTPHVEGEPRQLDLLTIQDAASVGTAIGAIHRQRTDFLTEAKYPAFTTGQIRAQLTGWIKRLQQAGHVPPAITSSWAKIIETEGLWSFSTTLTHGGFADGDFLFTDSTITQVGNWQDVQVNDPARDLAWIFAKMDESHRNSLMNAYGAMMGSRIDDLILLRANLWLQMEQVGDFIEALGRADNTKILQFKAQVEHLAHQLTVVANKAAGAATAASAVVPPKDDKVSSASGRRNARRAEEEEEDDDKTGSAEVTKLVNLSDSTADCPVHFKPATSDVSEDDDDRTDDKKPVAQSKPLYANMPNPSSSATLVLSEAEKQARAEDEGIETDADEASESSERTERADSESRSGAKPEEDEDETGERKVSWHVQYSEEDDAYGEAAKKGNVDRDAPTTLIPLLEQEQQALHDAEMGLEEVEEKAEKERAASRTNINAQSEDDEDGLDSEIVNELDDAAEQDDASKDDDTEAKESVSSAVETDDADSSDDNETDDTNSDISDTAKTSLSSKDGKEQDTSD, from the coding sequence ATGCTGGCGGCCCTCGCCTCCGCCGCCATGCCGGAGACCTCCATGGCCGGGGTGTGCGAACACAACCGCAGCGACAAGGCCGACAACGCCGTCGGTATCGATTATGTCGTGGTGCAGGATACCGCAGGACGACGTTACGACGTCTTCGTTTCGAGCGAGCCGAAAGGCAAAAAGCTGCTCGCAGGGCGTGCGAAAGCCGCGAAAGTCCTCGCCAAATCCCATGAAATGAGCGGTTTGGGCTTCGCCGTGGACCGTGCGTTGGCGTTCAGCGCTGCTGGAACCGGCAGCCCGACCGGCAAGAATTCGGTATTGGTCACCCCCCATGTGGAAGGCGAGCCACGGCAGCTTGATTTGCTGACCATTCAGGACGCCGCAAGCGTTGGGACGGCCATCGGCGCCATTCATCGGCAGCGTACCGATTTTTTGACCGAGGCGAAATATCCGGCTTTCACCACCGGGCAGATTCGCGCCCAACTGACCGGCTGGATCAAACGTCTGCAGCAGGCTGGCCATGTGCCGCCCGCCATCACTTCCAGCTGGGCTAAAATCATCGAGACCGAAGGCCTTTGGTCTTTCTCCACCACGCTGACCCACGGAGGGTTCGCGGACGGCGATTTCCTCTTCACCGACTCCACCATCACACAAGTCGGCAACTGGCAGGATGTGCAGGTCAACGATCCAGCTCGCGACTTGGCATGGATATTCGCAAAAATGGATGAATCTCATCGCAACTCGTTGATGAACGCCTACGGCGCGATGATGGGCTCGCGCATCGACGACCTCATCCTGCTTCGCGCCAACCTTTGGCTGCAGATGGAGCAGGTAGGCGATTTCATCGAAGCGCTCGGGCGCGCGGACAATACCAAGATCCTGCAGTTCAAGGCGCAGGTGGAGCATCTGGCGCATCAGCTCACCGTCGTGGCCAACAAAGCCGCAGGCGCCGCCACCGCCGCTTCGGCGGTCGTTCCGCCGAAAGACGACAAAGTCTCTTCCGCTTCGGGGCGCAGGAATGCGCGACGTGCCGAAGAAGAAGAGGAAGACGACGACAAAACCGGTTCCGCCGAAGTCACCAAATTGGTGAACTTGAGCGACAGCACCGCGGATTGCCCGGTGCATTTCAAGCCCGCCACCTCAGACGTATCCGAAGATGACGACGATCGCACCGACGACAAGAAGCCCGTCGCGCAATCCAAGCCTCTCTATGCCAACATGCCCAATCCTTCCTCTTCCGCCACGCTTGTTTTAAGCGAAGCCGAGAAACAGGCCAGGGCCGAGGATGAGGGCATCGAAACCGATGCCGACGAGGCCTCAGAAAGTTCAGAACGCACCGAGCGTGCCGACAGCGAAAGCCGGTCCGGAGCAAAGCCGGAAGAGGACGAGGACGAAACCGGGGAACGCAAGGTTTCTTGGCACGTCCAGTATTCCGAAGAAGACGACGCCTATGGTGAGGCTGCGAAGAAGGGCAATGTCGACCGGGACGCGCCCACGACGCTGATTCCTCTGCTCGAGCAGGAGCAGCAAGCCTTGCACGACGCCGAGATGGGGCTTGAAGAAGTCGAGGAAAAGGCGGAGAAGGAACGCGCTGCTTCACGAACCAACATCAACGCCCAGAGCGAAGACGACGAAGATGGGTTGGATTCCGAAATCGTCAATGAACTCGATGACGCGGCCGAACAGGACGACGCGAGCAAGGACGATGATACGGAAGCCAAGGAAAGCGTATCTTCTGCCGTCGAAACCGATGACGCGGATTCCAGCGATGACAACGAGACCGACGATACCAACTCCGACATCTCCGACACCGCCAAAACCTCGCTCTCGAGCAAAGACGGCAAGGAACAAGACACTTCCGACTGA
- a CDS encoding PHP domain-containing protein: MTSDEYNDCGPVSGWDLHCHTVFSDGTKTPAELVDLAKANGLHGIAITDHDTTAGWGDAQKAAESRGFPLLRGSEITAQDHRVSVHMLAYQYDPQDEGIVNLFSSTRAARIERAKHMVSRLSKDFPITWNDVMNQTKKGDETTVGRPHMADALVAAGFYHTRSEAFAGAISSSSKYYIPTPSPSALQVVEVVRQAGGVSVVAHPADYSRNKVLLSDFQIRELAAAGLGGLEVWHRGNGAEDRKRLLGLARELGLLVTGGSDWHGDGKPNKLGENLTADSVVAQIVQRGAIPLVS, encoded by the coding sequence ATGACTAGCGACGAATATAACGATTGCGGTCCGGTTTCCGGCTGGGACCTTCACTGTCATACGGTCTTTTCCGATGGTACCAAGACCCCTGCCGAACTTGTTGACCTTGCAAAAGCTAACGGCCTGCATGGTATCGCAATCACAGACCATGATACCACCGCAGGATGGGGTGATGCTCAAAAAGCCGCTGAGAGTCGCGGTTTTCCGTTGCTGCGGGGCAGCGAGATCACCGCTCAGGACCATCGCGTTTCGGTGCACATGCTGGCTTATCAGTATGACCCGCAAGACGAGGGTATTGTGAACCTGTTTTCCTCCACGCGTGCGGCGCGTATCGAGCGGGCGAAGCACATGGTATCGCGTCTGTCGAAGGATTTTCCTATTACGTGGAACGACGTGATGAATCAAACCAAAAAAGGCGACGAGACGACGGTGGGCAGGCCGCATATGGCCGATGCGCTGGTGGCGGCGGGTTTCTATCACACGCGTTCCGAGGCCTTTGCCGGAGCTATTTCCTCTTCGAGTAAGTATTACATACCGACGCCTTCGCCGAGTGCTTTGCAGGTCGTTGAAGTCGTGCGGCAGGCCGGCGGGGTGAGTGTCGTTGCGCATCCTGCGGATTACAGCCGCAACAAGGTTTTGCTTTCCGACTTCCAGATTCGTGAGTTGGCCGCGGCGGGGCTGGGTGGCCTTGAGGTCTGGCATCGCGGCAATGGCGCCGAAGATCGCAAGCGTCTGCTGGGTCTTGCGCGCGAACTTGGCCTGCTCGTTACGGGTGGTTCGGATTGGCACGGGGACGGCAAGCCCAACAAGCTGGGGGAGAATCTGACCGCTGACAGCGTCGTGGCGCAAATTGTGCAGCGCGGGGCCATTCCGCTGGTTTCCTGA